The proteins below come from a single Terriglobia bacterium genomic window:
- a CDS encoding alpha/beta hydrolase has translation MKESTVLFGDRKSLVGIITEPGLVEGPTNPTAVLLLNAGLVHRVGPARLYTRMARSLAEAGFTVLRFDFSGIGDSEVRKDQLSSEESAIHEAREAMDLMNTTRKVSKFVLAGICSGAHNSLPIALADPRVAGTLLIESYGYSTTGYIVTTYVRRLFRWRMWWKLLTGQLRPWNWLQSTVSAVSSRVSQRLNEENPAWQPPPTEKIISDLRTLGQRGVRLCFIYDSLGPSYYYYRSTLRRDVEASCDPTKIQVVAIVGTDHTFTPLFQQERLIKTVCEWAQENFGAGNGVPRRGVDAQESVLPP, from the coding sequence ATGAAAGAAAGTACCGTTCTCTTTGGAGACCGCAAGAGCCTCGTTGGAATCATAACCGAGCCCGGTCTCGTCGAAGGTCCGACAAACCCGACAGCAGTTCTTCTGCTCAATGCCGGCCTGGTTCATCGAGTGGGTCCCGCCCGCCTTTATACCCGAATGGCGCGGAGCCTGGCGGAGGCCGGATTTACGGTCTTGCGCTTTGATTTTTCCGGGATAGGAGACAGCGAGGTTCGGAAAGATCAGTTGTCATCTGAGGAGAGTGCGATCCATGAAGCGCGGGAAGCCATGGACTTAATGAATACGACCCGGAAAGTCAGCAAATTCGTCCTGGCCGGAATCTGTTCAGGAGCACACAATTCCCTTCCCATCGCGCTGGCAGATCCCCGGGTTGCGGGCACGCTTCTGATTGAGAGTTACGGCTACAGCACAACGGGATATATTGTGACGACCTACGTCCGGAGGTTGTTTCGATGGCGGATGTGGTGGAAGCTGCTGACGGGTCAATTGCGCCCATGGAATTGGTTGCAGTCCACGGTCAGCGCAGTTTCATCAAGGGTCAGCCAGCGGCTCAATGAGGAGAATCCAGCCTGGCAGCCACCTCCCACAGAAAAAATAATCTCGGACCTGCGTACCCTGGGGCAGCGGGGCGTCCGGCTTTGCTTCATCTATGACAGCTTAGGACCCTCTTATTATTACTACCGGTCCACCCTGCGACGCGACGTCGAGGCCTCCTGCGATCCGACGAAGATTCAGGTGGTGGCAATCGTGGGAACCGATCATACGTTTACCCCCCTGTTTCAACAGGAGAGGCTGATCAAAACTGTGTGCGAGTGGGCTCAAGAGAATTTCGGTGCAGGGAACGGAGTCCCGCGCCGCGGGGTTGACGCGCAGGAATCGGTCCTCCCCCCTTAA
- a CDS encoding biopolymer transporter Tol, with the protein MIRKITLVAICLCAMTSFILAKEVKLARHPDFHNGKIAFSYLGDIWVADETGSNPVRLTVHKARDVYPRFSPDGKWIAFSSDRYGNYDVFVIPAEGGEAKQLTFNTAADIVVGWTRDSRRVIFNSVRGGEKIVYPGTVSLWEVPVTGGLETRLDTDWGYWGSFSPDGSKFAFNRHPMVWWRKHYRGSYSADLWIMDVQKKTFKRILDDTTPDNEKPNNFWPMYGNNGEIYFVSDRDVVAKAGSKEALKSVNNIWKVSENGGKPVQVTHHRDGSLFWPSISSDGKVIVYEDNFGIWKLDTATGKTSEIKLNLNSDDKENNIETLTLNSEADSFDLSPSTKRAVISAHGELFSIATDRGDVTRITESFSRETAPQWSPDGKWIAFVSDKSGRDEVWMCTPRAAEKDWKQVSTSDSQKLQIQWAPDSKSLIYTATDHKLYKYTLDTAKTDVLASSPVVGFGGGAIGNPQFSPDGKWISYTKVLDTLLPHVVVISSEGGAEHRITDETTYSDANAVWTPDGKKMVYLSGMDSGNIGGAGESRTQIFSVALTPEEKNTFDRGIDDEEAAAAAEAAARPAGMRRAPGGETGGGGPEGARGKVDVKIEWEGIARRAHQLTRLSDNITTVVVSPDSKTYAFVAVGTVDGRPSQAIYTIQEDGERLTKITQAGPSGEEEGGGVFGGFGGISSLQFSKDSRTLFYRQARGIYSIGVGGGGGEAGTMAGPGAAGAGPSGPGGGRTSRRLNFTAKVEVDHRAEREQVFNESWRVMKFRFYDPQMHGVDWNKMRQTYEPLIAYTADQEEMHNIVSQMIGELNASHTGIGAGAAGPGGRAEVQTRYPGFELTSDPSGFYRVSLIYKKGPADHDYVKIKEGDFILAINDHPLKAGDNYFQYYNAAAGRKFEFTVNSKPAMEGAWKAKVDPVNAGAYGTLQYDKWVADRRAMVDKWSNGEIGYLHIRQMNQPSLQKFERDLAELHFKKALIVDQRFNPGGGIDQELLEILQQKQYQYTRVRDSIQITRPLRAFFGPLVVMQNERSTSDAEVFPDGVRTLKLGKVVGVTTYGAVIGTGSYTLMDGSAIRTPGSGLWNVNGTNLENYGVPPDVYVDNTPADFLAGMDAQLKKAVEVLQEELKQKK; encoded by the coding sequence ATGATTCGCAAAATCACTCTCGTGGCGATTTGCCTGTGTGCCATGACTTCTTTCATCCTGGCCAAAGAAGTGAAGCTGGCCCGCCATCCGGACTTTCACAATGGAAAAATCGCGTTCAGCTACCTGGGAGACATCTGGGTGGCCGATGAAACGGGCTCGAATCCCGTCCGCCTCACCGTGCACAAGGCGCGCGACGTCTATCCGCGCTTCTCTCCGGACGGCAAGTGGATCGCCTTCTCCTCCGATCGCTATGGAAACTACGATGTCTTTGTCATCCCGGCCGAAGGAGGTGAGGCCAAACAGCTCACCTTCAACACGGCCGCCGACATCGTGGTCGGATGGACGCGCGACAGCCGGCGAGTGATTTTCAATTCGGTGCGTGGCGGTGAGAAGATCGTTTATCCCGGAACCGTCAGCCTGTGGGAAGTGCCGGTGACCGGGGGCCTGGAAACCCGCCTCGACACCGACTGGGGTTACTGGGGCAGTTTCTCTCCCGACGGATCGAAGTTCGCTTTCAACCGCCATCCCATGGTGTGGTGGCGGAAACATTACCGCGGCAGCTACTCCGCCGATCTCTGGATCATGGATGTCCAGAAGAAGACCTTCAAGCGAATCCTCGATGACACGACGCCCGACAACGAGAAGCCCAACAACTTCTGGCCGATGTACGGCAACAACGGCGAGATCTATTTTGTCTCCGACCGCGATGTGGTCGCCAAAGCCGGTTCCAAAGAGGCCCTCAAGAGCGTCAACAACATCTGGAAAGTCTCCGAGAACGGCGGCAAGCCCGTCCAGGTCACCCATCACCGGGACGGCTCCCTTTTCTGGCCTTCGATTTCGAGCGACGGAAAAGTCATCGTCTATGAAGACAACTTTGGCATCTGGAAACTGGACACCGCCACTGGAAAGACTTCGGAAATCAAATTGAATCTCAATTCGGACGACAAGGAGAACAATATCGAGACCCTCACCCTCAACAGCGAGGCCGACAGTTTTGATCTCTCTCCGTCCACCAAGCGCGCCGTCATCTCCGCCCACGGCGAGTTGTTTTCCATCGCCACCGATCGCGGCGACGTCACGCGCATCACCGAGAGTTTCTCGCGCGAGACCGCCCCGCAATGGTCTCCCGACGGCAAGTGGATCGCCTTCGTCAGCGACAAATCCGGCCGCGATGAGGTGTGGATGTGCACCCCCCGCGCCGCCGAGAAGGACTGGAAGCAGGTGTCCACCAGCGACTCCCAGAAGCTTCAGATCCAGTGGGCGCCGGACTCGAAATCATTAATCTACACCGCCACCGACCACAAGCTTTACAAATACACCCTCGACACCGCGAAGACCGATGTGTTGGCGTCGAGCCCGGTGGTCGGGTTCGGAGGAGGAGCCATCGGGAATCCCCAGTTCTCTCCCGACGGGAAGTGGATCTCGTATACCAAGGTCCTGGATACGTTGTTGCCCCACGTCGTCGTCATTTCTTCCGAAGGGGGAGCGGAACATCGCATTACCGACGAGACCACTTACAGTGATGCCAATGCGGTGTGGACGCCCGACGGAAAGAAGATGGTCTATTTGTCGGGGATGGACAGCGGCAATATCGGGGGCGCCGGGGAATCCCGGACCCAGATCTTCAGCGTGGCGCTGACTCCCGAGGAGAAAAACACCTTCGACCGCGGCATCGATGACGAGGAAGCGGCGGCCGCGGCCGAAGCGGCAGCCCGACCCGCAGGCATGCGCCGTGCCCCCGGTGGCGAGACGGGCGGAGGCGGCCCCGAGGGAGCGAGGGGCAAGGTAGATGTCAAGATCGAATGGGAAGGCATCGCCCGTCGCGCCCATCAGCTCACTCGCCTGTCGGACAACATCACGACTGTCGTCGTCTCTCCTGACAGCAAGACCTACGCGTTTGTAGCCGTTGGGACCGTGGACGGACGTCCCAGCCAGGCGATTTACACCATCCAGGAGGACGGGGAACGGTTGACGAAGATCACCCAGGCGGGCCCGTCGGGTGAAGAAGAGGGCGGTGGCGTCTTTGGGGGCTTTGGGGGCATTTCTTCCCTCCAATTCTCGAAAGATAGCCGGACCCTGTTTTACCGCCAGGCGCGCGGCATCTATTCCATCGGAGTGGGAGGTGGTGGCGGGGAAGCGGGAACGATGGCCGGTCCGGGTGCTGCGGGCGCCGGGCCATCGGGACCCGGGGGTGGACGAACGTCTCGCCGGCTGAATTTCACCGCGAAGGTCGAAGTCGATCATCGGGCCGAACGCGAGCAGGTGTTCAACGAGAGCTGGCGCGTCATGAAATTCCGATTTTACGATCCCCAGATGCACGGCGTCGATTGGAACAAGATGAGGCAGACGTATGAACCGCTGATCGCCTACACCGCCGACCAGGAGGAAATGCACAACATCGTCAGCCAGATGATCGGAGAACTCAACGCCTCGCACACCGGGATCGGCGCCGGGGCCGCGGGACCGGGCGGTCGCGCCGAAGTCCAGACGCGCTATCCAGGATTCGAGCTGACCTCCGATCCCAGCGGATTTTACAGGGTGTCCTTGATTTACAAGAAAGGGCCGGCTGACCACGATTACGTGAAGATCAAGGAAGGGGACTTCATCCTCGCGATTAACGACCATCCCTTGAAGGCGGGCGACAACTACTTCCAGTACTACAACGCCGCCGCCGGACGAAAATTTGAATTCACCGTCAACTCCAAGCCCGCCATGGAGGGGGCCTGGAAGGCCAAGGTCGATCCGGTCAACGCCGGGGCCTATGGCACCCTGCAGTACGACAAATGGGTGGCCGACCGCCGTGCCATGGTCGACAAATGGTCCAATGGCGAGATTGGCTACCTGCACATCCGGCAGATGAACCAGCCGTCCCTGCAGAAATTCGAGCGCGATCTGGCGGAGTTGCACTTCAAAAAAGCCCTGATCGTCGATCAGCGCTTCAATCCGGGTGGCGGAATTGACCAGGAATTGCTGGAGATTTTGCAGCAGAAACAGTATCAATACACCCGCGTGCGCGATTCCATCCAGATTACGCGGCCGCTGCGCGCCTTCTTCGGCCCGCTGGTGGTCATGCAGAACGAACGCTCGACGTCGGATGCCGAGGTCTTCCCGGATGGGGTCCGCACTTTGAAACTCGGCAAGGTGGTTGGCGTGACCACGTACGGCGCGGTCATCGGCACCGGCTCCTACACCCTGATGGACGGCTCCGCCATCCGCACGCCCGGCTCCGGCCTGTGGAACGTCAACGGAACGAACCTCGAAAACTACGGCGTTCCGCCGGATGTCTATGTCGACAACACCCCGGCCGATTTTCTGGCAGGGATGGATGCGCAGTTGAAGAAAGCAGTCGAAGTCTTGCAAGAGGAGTTGAAGCAGAAGAAATAG
- the tnpA gene encoding IS200/IS605 family transposase, which translates to MASHAFSEIYLHITWHTKDNAPVITKLIEEPLYQYLQSRATETQSVEVHSIGGIEDHVHLVVRVPPTLLISEWIGQLKGASSHEINKRVKRSLLHWQEGYGVVSFGKPALMKVVSYVQNQREHHGRGTLCPALERVDEEE; encoded by the coding sequence ATGGCCTCTCATGCATTTTCTGAAATCTATCTTCACATTACCTGGCACACCAAAGACAATGCACCTGTCATTACCAAACTCATTGAGGAACCGCTTTATCAATATCTCCAGTCGCGGGCGACCGAAACCCAATCCGTTGAGGTTCATTCAATCGGCGGAATTGAAGACCATGTCCATCTGGTTGTCCGCGTCCCTCCGACCCTTCTGATCAGCGAGTGGATCGGTCAATTGAAGGGCGCGAGTTCACATGAGATAAACAAGCGGGTAAAGCGTTCGTTGTTGCATTGGCAGGAGGGATACGGTGTGGTCAGTTTCGGCAAGCCGGCGTTGATGAAAGTGGTGAGCTATGTTCAAAATCAGCGGGAGCACCATGGGAGGGGAACCCTCTGTCCGGCCCTGGAGCGCGTCGACGAGGAGGAATAG
- a CDS encoding bifunctional homocysteine S-methyltransferase/methylenetetrahydrofolate reductase, with protein MVKRREFLERLQKEVLLCDGALGTFLYSRGVALNERDEQNLTNPDLIRWVHQQYIDAGAQIIETNTFTSNRLKLRELGLEDRLLEINQSAVRVALEAAKDKVFVAGSVGPLGALVKPYGNLTIDDLGQVYKEQIQILAESGVHLILIETHPSLLEALEAVRAAKAVCDLPIVAQMTFWEDGKSKFGDDIRRSLEALAAADADVVGVNCTLGPQETFDLINEFASRSDLKISVQPNAGHPQIINGRTVFLSSPEYLEEYAKAFVNCGANIIGGCCGTTPEHISAMAQAVHGQSPKPHRRRAVSVHVEVEAVEEPSSQVVGEVLEAPRLLDKIGSKILATCEINPPKGLDYSKMVQGARQLKDAGVDAVNITDNPMARVRMSSVAMAHILQREVGIEAIWQLTCRDRNVIGIQSDLLGAAALGIRAVLALTGDPITIGDYPKGTAVFEVNSTGLVRIVKGLNNGFDFAGQNIGTTTQFQIGTAASPAASDLNKEMARLEEKLEAGADFVQTQPVFDPALAEKFLKRVEPLKVPVLLGLMPLRSSRHTEFMHNEVPGISIPDWIRERMRNVPEEQAIEEGIKISSQIIEEIKGMAAGIHFYPPTNRFDMIVRLMAALNPKIAHV; from the coding sequence ATGGTCAAGCGACGGGAGTTTCTTGAAAGATTGCAGAAAGAAGTCTTGCTTTGCGATGGCGCGCTGGGGACCTTCCTGTATTCCCGCGGGGTCGCCCTGAACGAGCGTGATGAGCAGAACCTGACCAATCCGGACCTGATCCGGTGGGTCCATCAACAATACATTGACGCCGGTGCACAGATCATTGAGACCAACACCTTCACTTCCAACCGTTTGAAGCTGAGGGAACTGGGCTTGGAGGACCGTCTTCTCGAGATCAACCAGTCGGCGGTCCGAGTGGCGTTGGAGGCGGCCAAAGACAAGGTGTTTGTGGCGGGTTCGGTCGGCCCGCTGGGCGCACTGGTCAAGCCTTACGGCAATCTGACCATCGACGACCTGGGCCAGGTTTACAAGGAACAGATCCAGATTCTGGCAGAGTCGGGGGTCCATCTCATTCTTATCGAAACACACCCCTCGCTGCTGGAGGCGCTGGAAGCGGTGCGCGCGGCCAAGGCGGTGTGTGACCTTCCGATCGTTGCCCAGATGACCTTCTGGGAGGACGGCAAATCGAAGTTCGGGGATGACATTCGGCGTTCCCTGGAAGCCCTCGCCGCTGCCGACGCCGATGTGGTCGGGGTCAATTGCACCCTCGGCCCACAGGAAACCTTTGACCTGATCAATGAGTTCGCCTCTCGTTCGGACCTGAAGATCTCGGTCCAGCCCAACGCCGGACATCCCCAGATCATCAACGGCCGGACGGTGTTCCTTTCCTCGCCGGAATATCTGGAGGAATACGCCAAGGCCTTTGTCAACTGCGGCGCCAATATCATCGGGGGCTGTTGCGGCACGACGCCCGAGCACATCAGCGCGATGGCCCAGGCGGTCCATGGACAGTCGCCCAAGCCGCATCGTCGTCGCGCCGTCTCGGTGCATGTCGAAGTGGAAGCCGTGGAGGAACCGTCTTCGCAGGTGGTCGGCGAGGTGCTCGAGGCCCCCCGGTTGCTCGACAAGATCGGCTCGAAGATTCTGGCGACGTGCGAGATCAATCCTCCCAAGGGGCTCGACTATTCCAAGATGGTTCAGGGGGCGCGGCAGCTCAAGGACGCCGGCGTAGACGCCGTGAACATCACCGACAATCCCATGGCCCGTGTGCGCATGAGTTCCGTGGCGATGGCCCATATCCTTCAGCGCGAAGTGGGGATTGAGGCCATCTGGCAGCTGACCTGTCGCGACCGCAACGTGATTGGCATTCAGTCTGATTTGCTTGGAGCCGCCGCGCTGGGCATCCGCGCAGTGCTGGCGTTGACGGGGGATCCGATTACGATCGGGGATTACCCTAAGGGCACCGCGGTGTTTGAAGTCAATTCCACCGGCCTCGTGCGGATTGTCAAGGGCTTGAACAATGGGTTTGATTTCGCCGGTCAAAACATCGGCACGACCACTCAGTTTCAAATCGGGACCGCCGCTTCGCCCGCGGCGAGCGACCTCAACAAGGAGATGGCGCGGCTCGAGGAGAAGCTGGAGGCGGGCGCCGATTTTGTGCAGACGCAGCCGGTCTTTGATCCCGCCCTGGCGGAGAAGTTTTTGAAGCGGGTCGAGCCCTTGAAAGTCCCGGTACTACTCGGTCTGATGCCCCTCCGGTCTTCGCGCCATACCGAGTTCATGCACAATGAGGTCCCGGGCATCTCCATCCCGGATTGGATTCGTGAACGCATGCGGAATGTGCCGGAAGAACAGGCCATCGAGGAAGGGATCAAGATCTCGTCCCAGATTATTGAAGAGATCAAAGGCATGGCCGCGGGCATTCACTTCTATCCGCCCACCAATCGTTTCGACATGATCGTCCGCCTGATGGCGGCCCTGAACCCGAAGATCGCACATGTGTGA
- a CDS encoding SDR family oxidoreductase, whose product MATFCVTGGAGFIGSNLVEALVLRGDRVRVVDNLSTGHLENLDPVSAKVEFVNDDICDTGRMREVFSGVDVVFHEAAIPSVQKSILDPQRSNQANITGTLSVLVAARDAKVRRVIYAGSSSVYGDTPTLPKAESMPPHPISPYGIMKWVAELYAQQFTKLYGLETITLRYFNVFGPRQDPTSEYSGVLAKFITTMLSNEQPVIYGDGEQSRDFTYVQNVVHANLLAAETSKGIGEVINVAVGCRYSLNETLEILNRIFSGKVAARYEAPRSGDIKHSQADISKARSCLGYEPKFDFETGLRHTVEWYRSMAPSLKS is encoded by the coding sequence ATGGCGACGTTCTGTGTGACGGGTGGGGCAGGATTTATCGGATCGAACCTCGTCGAGGCGTTGGTCCTGCGTGGCGATCGAGTCCGCGTCGTGGATAATCTCTCCACGGGACATTTGGAGAACCTGGATCCAGTCTCCGCAAAGGTTGAATTCGTGAATGACGACATTTGTGATACGGGGCGGATGCGGGAGGTTTTTTCCGGGGTCGATGTCGTGTTTCATGAGGCGGCGATCCCTTCGGTGCAGAAATCCATTTTGGATCCTCAGCGGTCGAATCAGGCCAACATTACCGGGACCCTGTCGGTCCTGGTCGCCGCGCGCGACGCCAAAGTTCGAAGGGTGATCTATGCCGGATCCTCATCCGTCTATGGCGATACGCCGACCTTGCCGAAGGCCGAAAGTATGCCTCCCCATCCGATCTCCCCTTACGGCATTATGAAATGGGTGGCGGAGTTATATGCCCAGCAGTTCACGAAACTCTACGGGCTGGAGACGATCACGTTGCGATATTTCAACGTGTTTGGGCCGCGCCAGGATCCGACCTCGGAGTATTCCGGGGTGCTGGCGAAGTTCATCACGACGATGCTCAGCAACGAACAGCCCGTTATTTACGGCGACGGAGAGCAATCCCGCGACTTTACTTATGTGCAAAACGTCGTCCACGCCAATCTCCTGGCGGCCGAAACCTCCAAGGGCATCGGGGAGGTTATCAATGTCGCGGTCGGATGCCGGTATTCATTGAATGAGACCCTGGAGATTCTGAATCGAATTTTCTCGGGGAAGGTGGCGGCACGCTATGAGGCGCCACGCAGCGGCGACATCAAGCATTCGCAAGCCGATATTTCCAAGGCGCGGTCGTGCTTGGGATACGAGCCCAAATTCGATTTTGAAACCGGCCTTCGTCACACGGTGGAGTGGTACCGGTCCATGGCCCCGTCGTTAAAATCATAG
- a CDS encoding DnaJ domain-containing protein translates to MSTDSTIKQKQFLDWLRLVALESRNGVLQVQSNEETWRFYCLNGDIRAATVTPTTTLDSGRADPGAFFLKTLIALAVDGVPQCSFAEVREKPPPQALVARVPIETVLSELARTALAPEAIRAQLKASGSRFIALKSTGLENRAGVLSRDEVFLLSRFDSPLSVEEVLSVSPFEELQSVRHIYVLYLLGLVDAYDPRAAAAGTTGRSLPGFDPTPVAAPAMPPSRDEATDWLSLKREIEELSSAISGGDFYDLLGVTRKSSPEEIKARYYKLAKRFHPDRYKARAPESLHSQLVDLFRQLTTAYQALSDPTQRAEYDRRQASQSFKKDAPTPSSPLISETERAERSFAEGKQLFEKGDCVRALPYFRDAANLEPSNGQYLSFLARTLSKVPQYRREAEDHFLKAIDLEPENPSHFLDLGNFYKEINLPSRARRAFEQALERDPSSEIAKEELKSTTGKPKIQKSFGKQLKKMFSKK, encoded by the coding sequence ATGAGCACGGACTCCACCATCAAACAAAAACAATTCCTGGACTGGTTGCGGCTTGTGGCGCTGGAATCTCGCAATGGCGTCCTACAGGTCCAATCGAACGAAGAAACATGGCGTTTCTACTGCCTCAACGGTGACATACGCGCCGCCACTGTCACCCCCACGACCACCCTGGATTCTGGCCGCGCTGACCCTGGTGCTTTTTTCCTCAAAACCCTGATCGCTCTGGCCGTCGACGGTGTGCCCCAGTGTTCCTTTGCCGAAGTCCGGGAGAAGCCCCCGCCACAGGCCCTGGTAGCACGAGTTCCCATCGAAACGGTGCTTTCGGAATTGGCGCGGACCGCCCTGGCGCCCGAAGCCATCCGCGCCCAATTGAAGGCCTCGGGGTCCCGTTTCATTGCCCTGAAGTCGACCGGTCTGGAAAACAGGGCGGGGGTCCTTTCACGCGATGAGGTGTTTCTCCTCTCCCGCTTCGACAGTCCCCTGTCGGTGGAAGAAGTTCTCTCTGTTTCCCCGTTCGAAGAACTTCAAAGCGTGCGGCATATCTACGTGCTATACCTCCTCGGCCTGGTCGACGCCTATGACCCCAGGGCCGCGGCCGCAGGCACGACGGGGCGCAGTCTCCCCGGCTTCGATCCCACGCCAGTAGCCGCCCCCGCCATGCCTCCCAGCAGGGATGAGGCGACCGACTGGTTGTCGTTGAAACGTGAGATTGAGGAGCTCAGTTCGGCGATTTCGGGAGGGGATTTCTATGATCTCTTGGGCGTCACTCGAAAGTCCTCTCCAGAAGAAATCAAGGCAAGGTACTACAAGCTGGCAAAACGTTTTCACCCCGATCGGTATAAGGCCCGGGCGCCTGAATCCCTGCACAGTCAACTTGTCGATCTCTTCCGCCAACTCACGACCGCATACCAGGCCCTTTCGGATCCGACCCAACGCGCGGAATACGACCGCCGCCAGGCGTCTCAGTCGTTCAAGAAAGACGCCCCCACCCCTAGTTCGCCCCTTATTTCTGAGACGGAGCGGGCCGAAAGGAGTTTTGCCGAAGGCAAACAGCTATTCGAAAAAGGGGATTGCGTCAGAGCCCTGCCTTATTTCCGGGATGCTGCCAACCTCGAACCCTCCAACGGGCAGTATCTGTCTTTCCTGGCCCGCACCCTTTCAAAGGTTCCCCAATATCGTAGGGAGGCAGAAGACCATTTTCTTAAAGCCATTGACCTCGAACCCGAAAATCCCTCCCACTTCCTTGACCTGGGGAACTTTTATAAAGAGATCAACCTCCCCTCACGTGCCCGGCGAGCTTTCGAGCAGGCCCTGGAGCGGGACCCTTCCAGTGAGATCGCCAAAGAAGAATTGAAGAGCACCACGGGAAAACCAAAGATCCAAAAGTCGTTCGGCAAGCAATTGAAGAAGATGTTCTCGAAGAAGTGA